GGATGGTAACGGTTAACGGTTTATCATCGTCAAGGCTGGTTAGCTTTGATAATGCGGCAATCGGTGCGCTCGTATCCACTGCCGCAGAGCCACGATATTCTTCAGCACCTGTTGTGTTTGCTTGTGCTGTCAACGTTGTTAGACCTAGCAAGATGCCAACACTAAGATGCGACAGTTTTTGCATGGTGGCGATTGCTGATGGTATTGAGCTGCATGCTTTTTTTCTATTTTGCAACAAATCACTATTTTGAGTCATGGTTTTCTTCTTATAAATAAGGTCTTTATGATTGGCGCTTGTATCGAATAAAGAGATAACACGACACGATTATTTCTCTGTCGCTGCTTGGCTTTTAGGTGGTATGACATGCATCACTGTTAAATTGTCCTTTACCAAATACTTTTTGCTAGCAGCTTGTATGTCAGCAATCGTCACGCTATCGAGTTTGGTGGGCAATTCAGCAAGCAGCGTATCGTCAAGACCGATAGACTGTAATGAGCCAATCATCTGCGCCTGACCTTCCATACTGTCTTGCGCATAGACGAGCCCTGTGACCGTATTGGTTTTGGCACGCTCGATTTCATCGGCGGCGATGGGATCGGTTTTGAGCTTTTCTATTTCAGCCATAATGGCTTGTTGTGCTTGCTCTAAGCTGACACCTTCACGTGGAGTCGCTTGTATCAAAAACAGTCCATCGCCACGATCTAGCAAGTCATATGAAGTGCCCACTGTGGTAAGTAGACCTTGCTCGCGTATCAATCGACTCTCAAGGCGGGCAGAGAGACCACCGTCTAATACATCTTGAGCCAGTGAGAGCGCATAAGCTTGTTTTTCATTGCCTGTCCCTGCTGTCACAAGGCTCGGGACGTTATAACCCATTAATAACACTGGCACTTGTACAGCTTGCTCGGAGTCGACTTGTTGATAGCCATGGAAGCCTTTTTGACTGACGGCAGGACGTTTAGGTAGATCGCTTGGTGTTAGCTCACCAAAGTAACGTTTGACTTGAGCCAACACTTCTTGCGGTTTAACGTCGCCAACGATGACTAACGTTGCATTGTTTGGTGCGTACCATGTTTTATACCAGTCTTTTAAATCTGTAAGGGTAATGGATTCAAGCTCATCCATCGGACCAATAACGGATTCGCCTTTTGGACTATTCGGGAGCGCCAATAAGCGAAATGACTCATAAGCCTTGGCAAGTGGATTATCATCAGTGCGTTGGCGGCGCTCCTCCATGACCACTTGGTGCTCTTTGGTAAATTCCTGCTCATTAAACAGTAGGTTTTTCATACGATCCGCTTCTAGCTCTAATGCCAAAGGAAAACGGTTGGCAGGGAATAGCTCGTAATAGCCCGTATAGTCGTAGCTGGTAAACGCATTATTGACGCCGCCAAATTTTGCAATCAAGCGCTCATAGTCGTCGCTCGAAACGTTAGTAGTGCCTTTAAACATCATATGCTCAAGCAAATGTGAGATGCCCCCTTTATCCAGTGGCTCATCTGCTGACCCAACTCGATACCAGATTTGAGTCATTACCACAGGTGCGCGATGGTCTTCTTTTACCACTACCTTTAGACCGTTTTCTAATTGATATTCGTGTCGACCTGACATATCCATGGTCAATGCTGATGAGGGCTGAATGTCCTGACCTGATTTAGCGGTATTTAGCTCATCTTTACCCAAGGTATTTTGAATGACTGGCTTCTGAGCAGCCGACAATGTGTTGGCGTTGATAGTGCTGGTTTGGCAAGCAGCAAGAGTCGTTGCTATTGCTAAGGCACAGGCAAGACGTAGAGAGGCGGCAGGTAAGTGCGACGGTGATAAAGGCAGTGGCATGGTATATTCTACTTATATAAAATGGCAACTTGTAAATTGATCAGTGGTTAGATCACTCTCAATACTAGCGATAGATAGCAGGTTTTATAAAGATTTATGTGCCCCAACAATCACACTGGCTGTTGGCTTAAATTCTTGGGTGGTATTGCATCCTGTCGCGGATAGTACCAGTGTTGCTACTAATAAAGCTGCGCTGATGCTGATTGCTTTGTTACCGTACGTTTTGTCAGTATTAGATAGTGATGGCATAGATAATTCCTAAAAATGAGGGTTGAGTGAGCGATAGTGAAGTAATTGGTAAGCTTTGGAATAAGGCTTGTTCTACAATAAACTCTGGTAGAGTAGGCGAAGTTTAGCATGTGTAAGGTCAGATTTTTGTTGCCAAATCTTAAGCGAAACTTTCTAAAGGGATGGTATGACTTGCCAGATTTGCAAAAATTGACGATAGGCTATGATGGTAAGGTCTGAGCACAACTCGAATTATGATAAACTAGGCTAAAAATTGACTGTCGTGGGTCGTGGGTCATGATCCATGACAAAAACATGACGATATACCAACCCATTTAAAATAATCAAATAATTGACCGTGATAACTTTTAGGGCAAGCTTATGAATAACTCCAATAATAGCAGTCGTGTAATCATTAATCTCGATGGCAATCTTGATGACTTAGATGACGATGATATTACCTTACCCAGTCTGCCTTCGCAATCTGTGCCCATTATCGATGAGAAAGAAGATGCAGGCTCTATCAAAGCGCCCAATGATAAAAGCATCGAATATCAGCAACAAGACAGCACGATAAACAAAGATGTCTCAAGTGCTGATGCGGCACAAAACATTGCTTTGGGTGCGCCAATTGTGAGGACAGAAGAGCAAAGCACGTCTAAAAACGCCTCTGAAAGCTTTATAAGCGCTTCCTCAACTGATAACGATAATAATAAAAATATTGATACTAAGCTTAGCACTATTTCTACTGCCCCAACCATGCCATTACAAGAGCAACTTGGCGATAGCCCAAATGTCAGTCCTGCGAGTAGTGCGGTACAAGCGACCACTCAAGCAGAAATCGAATCTACAGAGCTGCAAGAAAACAAGAAAAAAGGCAGCTGGTTTAACCGCATGAAAACGGGGCTAAGTAAGTCACGTAAAAATCTTGCCGAAGGTATGGTCAGTATTCTGATCGGTGGCAAAGAGATTGATGATGAGCTATTGGAAGAAGTCGAAGATCAACTGCTGGTCGCCGATATCGGTGTCAACGCGACCAATCGTATTATCAAAAGTCTGACCGAACAGACAGACCGTGGTGATTTGATTTATGCGCATTCATTATATAAAGCGTTGCAAACTGAATTGGTTGATATTTTAACGCCAAAAGTCGCACCACTCATTATTGATACCAGCAAAAAACCTTTTGTGATTTTAGTCGTGGGTGTCAACGGTGTGGGTAAAACCACGACGATTGGTAAGCTTGCCAAGCGCTTACAAGGTGAAGGCAAATCCGTCATGTTGGCGGCTGGCGATACGTTCCGTGCTGCTGCTACTGAACAGCTACAAATTTGGGGTGAGCGTAATAACATTCCAGTCGTCGCTCAAGGTCATGGCTCTGATAGTGCCTCTGTTATATTTGATGCCATGCAGTCTGCCAAAGCAAAAAATATCGATGTATTAATCGCTGATACTGCTGGACGCTTGCAGAATAAAACCCACCTGATGGCAGAGCTTGAAAAAGTGGTACGCGTCATGCGTAAAGCTGATCCAAGCGCACCGCACGAAGGCATGATTGTCCTCGATGCTGGCACGGGTCAAAATGCGATTAATCAAGTAGAACTCTTTAACAAGGTCGTACCATTAACGGGTATCACCATTACCAAACTAGATGGCACTGCAAAAGGTGGCGTGGTCTTTAATATTGCTGAAACGACGGATGTGCCGATTCGCTATATTGGTGTTGGTGAGTCGATTGATGATTTACGTGCCTTTAGTCCAAAACAATTTGTCGCCGCCTTATTCGAGACCGATGATAAAGAGTAGCGCTCGATAGGTCATTTTAATAGATCATTTTAGTCGATGAACGATTTTTGAAAATATCATCATTTGAAAGGAAGTATCATGATAGTCACCACAGCCGCTTTTGGGGTACACCAGCTAACGTTAATTGCGAGTGTCAATGAGCATAGTAGCCCTAAGCTGGTAGAAGTCAATTGGCTGCTAGCAGGTGACTCTTGGGATAGCTCAAAATCCATTCCCAAACTTAAGAAACACTATGGGCTTGTCGATCAGAGCTTTACGTTTATCAATGAGGATAGCCTAAGCGAAAATGAGCCTGCCCAAGCGCTACTCATAGAGACTATAGCGCAATTAAAATCGTATTTTAAAGGTGATCGTCAGGCATTCGATTTGCCATTAGATATCAGCTTAGGAACCAAGTTTCAGCAACGAGTTTGGCAAGCGTTACAAGATATTGGCTATGGCGAAACAATAAGCTATGCGACACTGGCACAAAATGTCGCTAGTCCCAAAGGGTTTCGCGCGGTTGCTAATGCTAATAGTAAAAACCCTTTTAGCATTATCGTTCCGTGTCATCGGGTCATTGCTAGCGATGGCAAGCTTGGTGGCTATACAGGCGGACTAGATAAGAAAACATACTTGCTAGCGCTTGAAGGTGTCACTTGCAAAACCTAGTAGGAGCGAAGCGTTCGTCACATAATGCTAAACAAAAAAAGCCAAACATTTAAAACGTTTGGCTTTTTGATGAGTGAGACATAAAGGGTTGCTGGATAAAACTATTGCTCAAGCTGGGTCATTACGTCAGCAGAAAAGTTCACATTACTATAAACCTCTTGCACATCATCGATATCTTCTAACATATCAATCATTTTCATGACTTTTAGTGCGTCATCGACATTGTCTATTTCAGCACTGGTAGACGGTGCCATGGTCACTTCAGCATTGTCAGAGACCAAACCTGCAGCATTAAGCGCATCTTTGACATGACCGAAATTTTCCCATTCTGTGATGACGAGCAAGCTTTCACCATCATTCTCGATATCAAGCGCACCTGCATCTAATGCCACTAGCATGACTTCATCTTCTAGGCTTGTATCATTAAAGATGATTTCACCGCGCTTATTAAATAGATAAGCGACCGAGCCAGTAGTACCCAGATTGCCTTCATTTTTGGTAAAGGCGTGGCGTACTTCACTGACTGTTCGGTTAAGATTGTCAGTCAAGGTTTCGACAAGTACTGCAACGCCGCCGATACCATAGCCTTCATAGCTTACTTCGTCCATATTGTCATTGTCATCACCGCCTGTACCACGAGCTACTGCACGGTTGATGGTGTCTCGTGTCATATTGACAGATAGGGCTTTTTCAATGACAGCACGTAGGCGCGGATTCTTGTTAGGGTCAGGATCACCTTGCTTGGCAGCAGAAACAATTTCACGAATAATTTTAGTGAATACTTTACCTTTTACCGCATCCTGACGGGCTTTACGGTGTTTAATATTTGCCCATTTTGAATGGCCTGCCATATAACATCCTTAAGTTTTGCGTATTATTTATTGTGCTTAAAACAAGTTTTAATAACAATCTTTTACTATGAGTGTGTCATGAATGAGCGTATTTATACATTTTAAGATTTTTCAATCTGCATGATGACACACCTCAGATCACCTGTTTCTATGATATAGCTTGCACTATCTCTTTGAAGTAACAGAGCTACCGACACGTTAACGATTTGTATTTTGTTGAGAGTGCTTTTTTGCTACACTGTGGCAACTTAGTGATTGTATTCACATGTGACCTGTGAGCAATATTATAAACCAATTTTATCTATTTTGACTAACTTGGCCTTATCCAGCGTATTTTAAATCATTGGTTGCCATCAAGCCATTGATTTTATATCGCTACTGACTCGATACTACTGACTATATGAAGCAACCGACGGCTGAAGCCATTACCCACCTGCGCAACCGCATTCATATTATTATTGAAGGCACAGATACCCGTTTGGGTAAACTTTTTGATATTGTATTATTGATTGCGATTTTGACCAGTGTGGCTGTGGTCATGCTTGACAGTGTGCTATACATGCGCCTGCAATATGGCACTATATTCTTTTATGCTGAATGGTTTTTTACTATTTTATTCACGATAGAGTATGCGCTCAGGTTGTTTTCAGCACCCAACCGCGTGCGTTACGTCTTTAGTTTTTTTGGGGTAGTTGATTTATTGTCTGTGCTGCCAAGTTACCTAAGCCTCATGTTTGTGGGAGTACAGTATCTATTAGTGATACGGGTTTTGCGTATTTTACGTGTGTTTCGCGTTCTCAAGCTCAAAGCCTATATGCAACAAGCGGGATTTTTGGCCTCGGCGCTTAAAACCAGTCAGCAAAAAATCACGGTATTCTTTTTGTCGCTGGTATTATTGGTCACGATTTTCGGCTCGATTATTTACGTGGTAGAAGGCCCTGAAAATGGCTTTACCAGTATTCCGCTGTCTATCTACTGGGCAGTCGTCACCATGACCACGGTCGGTTACGGTGATATGTCACCCAAAACGCCGTTAGGTCAAGCGATTGCGAGCATGGTCATGATTACGGGTTATTCGATCATTGCAGTGCCAACGGGGATTTTTACTTCTGAGCTGGCACGTAATATGCGTCCGCAACTCAATCCCGTTACCTGTCCTAATTGTGGCAAGTTCGGTCATGCCATTGCAGCAGAATTCTGTGATCGTTGTGGACACGCTTTACATATTTAGCCGTGTTTGTGCGTTGTCTGCTTTCTTAACACTCTATATTTTATATCGTTATACATCAATGTATTCACTAACGAGCGGTGATAAGTCAATTTCAACACCGAGGTTGACCAAGTTCCAGTATTGTCCTGACACTGTGCGATCTAGCATCATGGTGGTTGCAGAAGGTTGGAATTGACCAAAGTACTTCAACGACGTCCGCATTTGAGCAATGACTTCGTGATGAACCTGACTTTGAGCAAAATCAAAAGCGCCTTGTTGATAAGGTTGAATAG
This region of Psychrobacter sp. JCM 18902 genomic DNA includes:
- the ftsY gene encoding signal recognition particle-docking protein FtsY, whose protein sequence is MKTGLSKSRKNLAEGMVSILIGGKEIDDELLEEVEDQLLVADIGVNATNRIIKSLTEQTDRGDLIYAHSLYKALQTELVDILTPKVAPLIIDTSKKPFVILVVGVNGVGKTTTIGKLAKRLQGEGKSVMLAAGDTFRAAATEQLQIWGERNNIPVVAQGHGSDSASVIFDAMQSAKAKNIDVLIADTAGRLQNKTHLMAELEKVVRVMRKADPSAPHEGMIVLDAGTGQNAINQVELFNKVVPLTGITITKLDGTAKGGVVFNIAETTDVPIRYIGVGESIDDLRAFSPKQFVAALFETDDKE
- a CDS encoding ion transporter, whose product is MKQPTAEAITHLRNRIHIIIEGTDTRLGKLFDIVLLIAILTSVAVVMLDSVLYMRLQYGTIFFYAEWFFTILFTIEYALRLFSAPNRVRYVFSFFGVVDLLSVLPSYLSLMFVGVQYLLVIRVLRILRVFRVLKLKAYMQQAGFLASALKTSQQKITVFFLSLVLLVTIFGSIIYVVEGPENGFTSIPLSIYWAVVTMTTVGYGDMSPKTPLGQAIASMVMITGYSIIAVPTGIFTSELARNMRPQLNPVTCPNCGKFGHAIAAEFCDRCGHALHI
- a CDS encoding methylated-DNA--[protein]-cysteine S-methyltransferase produces the protein MIVTTAAFGVHQLTLIASVNEHSSPKLVEVNWLLAGDSWDSSKSIPKLKKHYGLVDQSFTFINEDSLSENEPAQALLIETIAQLKSYFKGDRQAFDLPLDISLGTKFQQRVWQALQDIGYGETISYATLAQNVASPKGFRAVANANSKNPFSIIVPCHRVIASDGKLGGYTGGLDKKTYLLALEGVTCKT
- a CDS encoding YebC/PmpR family DNA-binding transcriptional regulator yields the protein MAGHSKWANIKHRKARQDAVKGKVFTKIIREIVSAAKQGDPDPNKNPRLRAVIEKALSVNMTRDTINRAVARGTGGDDNDNMDEVSYEGYGIGGVAVLVETLTDNLNRTVSEVRHAFTKNEGNLGTTGSVAYLFNKRGEIIFNDTSLEDEVMLVALDAGALDIENDGESLLVITEWENFGHVKDALNAAGLVSDNAEVTMAPSTSAEIDNVDDALKVMKMIDMLEDIDDVQEVYSNVNFSADVMTQLEQ
- a CDS encoding M16 family metallopeptidase; translation: MPLPLSPSHLPAASLRLACALAIATTLAACQTSTINANTLSAAQKPVIQNTLGKDELNTAKSGQDIQPSSALTMDMSGRHEYQLENGLKVVVKEDHRAPVVMTQIWYRVGSADEPLDKGGISHLLEHMMFKGTTNVSSDDYERLIAKFGGVNNAFTSYDYTGYYELFPANRFPLALELEADRMKNLLFNEQEFTKEHQVVMEERRQRTDDNPLAKAYESFRLLALPNSPKGESVIGPMDELESITLTDLKDWYKTWYAPNNATLVIVGDVKPQEVLAQVKRYFGELTPSDLPKRPAVSQKGFHGYQQVDSEQAVQVPVLLMGYNVPSLVTAGTGNEKQAYALSLAQDVLDGGLSARLESRLIREQGLLTTVGTSYDLLDRGDGLFLIQATPREGVSLEQAQQAIMAEIEKLKTDPIAADEIERAKTNTVTGLVYAQDSMEGQAQMIGSLQSIGLDDTLLAELPTKLDSVTIADIQAASKKYLVKDNLTVMHVIPPKSQAATEK